The Inquilinus sp. Marseille-Q2685 genomic interval CTGGAGGTGCGCGAGCGCCAGCCGGTCAAGCTGGCCGCGATCGAGGCGCATTGGCAGACCGGCTCGGACGTGCCGCTGATCCTGTTCGCCTGGCCCGACCAGAGCGGCGAGAAGAACGACTTCGTGCTCGAGATCCCGCATCTCGGCTCGCTGATCCTGACCCACAGCTGGGACGGCTCGGTGCAGGGGCTGAAGGATTTCCCGCCGCAGGACCGGCCGCCGGTCGCGATCGTGTTCTGGACTTTCCGGATCATGGTCGGGCTCGGTTTCCTGATGCTCGGCGCCGGCCTGCTCGGCCTGTGGCTGCGGGCGACCGGCCGGCTCTACGACAGCCGCTGGTTCCACCGCTTCATGGTGGTGATGCTGCCCTCCGGCTTCGTCGCGGTGATCGCCGGCTGGTTCACCACCGAGATCGGCCGCCAGCCCTGGGTGGTGCAGGGCATCCTGCGCACGGCGGATGCGCTGTCCCCGGTCGGCGGCGGCAGCGTGCTGCTGTCGCTGGCGCTGTTCGTCCTGGTCTACGCCATCCTGCTCGGCTCCGCCGTCTACTACATCGTCAAGCTGGTGCGGATCGGGCCGGAAGCCCCCGAATCCGACCGCGAGGAGCCGTTCAAGACCCCGGCGCGGCCGTTCTCCCTGCCCGATGCCTCCTTCGAATCCCGGGAGTGATGCCATGACGCCGGAAGTCTGGACGATTCCGACCGTCCTGCCCCTGATCTGGGCCGCGATCGCCGCCTTCGGGGTGTTCATGTATGTGCTGATGGACGGGTTCGACCTCGGCGTCGGCGTCCTCTACCCGTGGGCCCGCACCGAGGAGGACCGCGACCTGATGATGAACTCGGTCGCGCCGATCTGGGACGGCAACGAGACCTGGCTGGTGCTGGGCGGCGTGGTCCTCCTGGCCGTGTTCCCCGCCGCCTTCTCGATCATCCTGCCGGCGCTGTACCTGCCGATCACCTTCATGGTGATGGGGCTGATCTTCCGCGGCGTCGCCTTCGAGTTCCGGTTCAAGGCGCACACCAGCAAATGGCTGTGGACCGTGGCCTTCGCCGGCGGCAGCCTGCTCGCCACCTTCTTCCAGGGCGTGGTGCTGGGCACCTTCGTCCAGGGCTTTCCGCTTTCCGGCGGCCATTACACCGGCGGGGCGTTCCACTGGATCTCGCCCTTCAGCCTGATGACCGGAATCGCCCTGGTGCTCGGCTACGGCCTGCTCGGCGCCGCCTGGCTGGTGATGAAGACGGAAGGGCCGCTGCAGGCCTGGGCGCGCGACGCCACCATCCGCCTCTTGCTCGGCGTGCTGTTCTTCATGGCGGTGGTCAGCCTGTGGGTGCCGTTCCTGGACCGCGAGATCGCCGACCGCTGGTTCACCTGGCCGAACATCGCGTATTTCGCGCCGGTGCCGATCCTGGTGGTGCTGTTCGCCTGGCGGCTGTGGCTGTCGCTGCAGCGCGGCTCGGATTACGGGCCGTTCCTCTATACCATGGCGCTGTTCGTGCTGGGCTATACCGGCCTGGCGATCAGCCTGTGGCCCAAGGTGGTGCCGCCGGACCTGACCATCTGGGACGTCGCCGCCCCGGCCTCGTCGCAGCTGTTCCTCCTGATCGGCGTCGCCTTCCTGATCCCGCTGATCCTGGTCTACACCACCTATGCCTACTGGGTGTTCCGCGGCAAGGTTAAGGCCGGCGAGGGCTACGACCACTGAGAGCCCGCCCGATAACGCTACTGGCGCGGCCGTCTGACGGCGGGCTCGAAGCTTCCGGTGCTCACGCACCAAA includes:
- the cydB gene encoding cytochrome d ubiquinol oxidase subunit II: MTPEVWTIPTVLPLIWAAIAAFGVFMYVLMDGFDLGVGVLYPWARTEEDRDLMMNSVAPIWDGNETWLVLGGVVLLAVFPAAFSIILPALYLPITFMVMGLIFRGVAFEFRFKAHTSKWLWTVAFAGGSLLATFFQGVVLGTFVQGFPLSGGHYTGGAFHWISPFSLMTGIALVLGYGLLGAAWLVMKTEGPLQAWARDATIRLLLGVLFFMAVVSLWVPFLDREIADRWFTWPNIAYFAPVPILVVLFAWRLWLSLQRGSDYGPFLYTMALFVLGYTGLAISLWPKVVPPDLTIWDVAAPASSQLFLLIGVAFLIPLILVYTTYAYWVFRGKVKAGEGYDH